From a region of the Buteo buteo chromosome 7, bButBut1.hap1.1, whole genome shotgun sequence genome:
- the PIK3CA gene encoding phosphatidylinositol 4,5-bisphosphate 3-kinase catalytic subunit alpha isoform — MPPRPSSGELWGIHLMPPRILVECLLPNGMIVTLECLREATLLTIKHELFKEARKYPLYQLLQDESSYIFVSVTQEAEREEFFDETRRLCDLRLFQPFLKVIEPVGNREEKILNREIGFAIGMPVCEFDMVKDPEVQDFRRNILNVCKEAVDLRDANAPHSRALYVCPPNVESSPELPKHIYNKLDKGQIIVVIWVIVSPNNDKQKYTLKINHDCVPEQVIAEAIRKKTRSMLLSSEQLKLCVLEYQGKYILKVCGCDEYLLEKYPLSQYKYIRSCIMLGRMPNLMLMAKESLYTQLPLDTFTMPSYSRRISTATPYMNGEATAKSLWTINSALRIRILCATYVNVNIRDIDKIYVRTGIYHGGEPLCDNVNTQRVPCSNPRWNEWLLYDMYIPDLPRAARLCLSICSVKGRKGAKEEHCPLAWGNINMFDYTDTLVSGKMALNLWAVPHGLEDLLNPIGVTGSNPNKETPCLELEFDWFSNPVKFPDMTVIEEHANWTISRELGFNYSYAGLSNRIARDNELRESDKEQLRAICTRDPLSEITEQEKDFLWSHRHYCVNTPEILPKLLLSVKWNSRDEVAQMYCLVKDWPPIKPEQAMELLDCNYPDPMVRAFAVRCLEKYLTDDKLSQYLIQLVQVLKYEQYLDNQLVRFLLKKALTNQRIGHFFFWHLKSEMHNKTVSQRFGLLLESYCRACGMYLKHLSRQVEAMEKLINLTDILKQEKKDETQKVQMKFLVEQMRRPDFMDALQGFISPLNPAHQLGNLRLEECRIMSSAKRPLWLNWENPDIMSELLFQNNEIIFKNGDDLRQDMLTLQIIRIMENIWQNQGLDLRMLPYGCLSIGDCVGLIEVVRSSHTIMQIQCKGGLKGALQFNSHTLHQWLKDKNKGEMYDAAIDLFTRSCAGYCVATFILGIGDRHNSNIMVKDDGQLFHIDFGHFLDHKKKKFGYKRERVPFVLTQDFLIVISKGAQECTKTREFERFQEMCYKAYLAIRQHANLFINLFSMMLGSGMPELQSFDDIAYIRKTLALDKTEQEALEYFMKQMNDAHHGGWTTKMDWIFHTIKQHALN; from the exons ATGCCTCCACGACCATCATCTGGTGAACTATGGGGCATCCACTTGATGCCACCGAGGATCCTTGTGGAGTGTCTTCTCCCAAATGGAATGATAGTGACTCTAGAATGCCTCCGTGAGGCCACCTTACTAACTATTAAACATGAACTCTtcaaagaagcaagaaaataccCTCTCTATCAGCTCCTCCAAGATGAATCTTCTTACATTTTTGTAAGTGTTACgcaagaagcagaaagagaagaattttttgATGAAACACGGAGACTTTGTGACCTGCGACTATTTCAGCCTTTTCTAAAAGTCATTGAACCAGTAggtaacagagaagaaaagattcTTAATAGAGAAATAG GTTTTGCTATCGGCATGCCTGTCTGTGAATTTGACATGGTTAAGGATCCAGAAGTACAagacttcagaagaaatattcttAACGTTTGTAAAGAAGCAGTGGATCTTCGAGATGCCAATGCACCACATAGTAGAGCGCTATATGTCTGTCCTCCAAACGTAGAGTCTTCACCTGAGCTACCCAAACATATATACAATAAACTAGATAAAG GGCAAATTATAGTGGTGATATGGGTAATAGTCTCACCAAACAATGATAAGCAGAAATACACCTTAAAAATCAATCATGACTGTGTGCCTGAGCAAGTTATTGCTGAAGCAATTAGGAAGAAAACGCGAAGTATGTTGCTGTCATCTGAACAACTGAAACTTTGCGTCTTGGAGTACCAgggcaaatatattttaaaagtgtgtggCTGTGATGAATACTTGCTAGAAAAATATCCACTGAGCCAGTATAAG tatATAAGAAGCTGTATAATGCTTGGTCGCATGCCCAATCTGATGCTGATGGCTAAGGAAAGCCTATATACACAGCTGCCACTGGACACCTTTACAATGCCATCTTATTCCAGGCGTATCTCTACAGCTACACCCTACATGAATGGCGAAGCTACAGCCAAATCCCTCTGGACTATAAATAGTGCTCTCAGAATAAGAATCCTCTGTGCAACCTATGTAAATGTGAACATTAGAGACATAGATAAG ATCTATGTTAGAACAGGTATCTACCATGGAGGGGAACCTTTGTGTGACAATGTGAATACTCAAAGGGTACCTTGTTCTAATCCCAG GTGGAATGAATGGCTATTGTATGACATGTACATTCCTGATCTTCCACGTGCTGCTCGGCTCTGCCTTTCTATCTGTTCTGTTAAAGGCCGGAAGGGTGCTAAAGAG GAGCACTGTCCATTGGCTTGGGGAAATATAAACATGTTTGATTACACAGACACTCTTGTATCTGGGAAAATGGCTTTGAATCTTTGGGCAGTACCTCATGGGCTGGAGGATTTGTTGAATCCTATTGGTGTTACTGGATCGAATCCAAATAAG GAAACTCCATGTTTAGAGCTGGAATTTGATTGGTTTAGCAATCCTGTAAAGTTTCCAGATATGACGGTGATCGAAGAGCATGCCAATTGGACTATATCACGTGAACTGGGGTTTAACTACAGCTATGCGGGGCTG AGTAACAGAATAGCTAGAGATAATGAATTAAGAGAAAGTGATAAGGAACAACTGCGAGCCATATGTACACGAGATCCTTTGTCTGAAATCACTGAGCAAGAGAAGGACTTCCTCTGGAGCCAcag acACTATTGTGTGAATACTCCAGAAATTCTGCCCAAATTACTTTTGTCTGTTAAATGGAATTCTAGAGATGAAGTGGCCCAG ATGTACTGTTTGGTAAAAGATTGGCCTCCAATCAAGCCAGAGCAAGCAATGGAGCTTTTGGACTGTAATTATCCAGATCCAATGGTGCGAGCTTTTGCAGTTCGGTGTCTAGAGAAGTACTTGACAGACGACAAACTGTCTCAGTACTTAATCCAGCTAGTACAG GTTCTGAAATATGAACAGTATTTAGATAATCAGCTTGTGAGATTTTTACTCAAGAAAGCACTGACCAATCAAAGGATAGGACACTTCTTCTTTTGGCATTTAAA GTCTGAAATGCACAATAAAACTGTAAGTCAGAGGTTTGGTTTACTTCTGGAGTCCTATTGTCGAGCGTGTGGCATGTACCTAAAGCATCTGAGCAGGCAGGTGGAGGCTATGGAGAAGCTGATTAACCTCACAGATATTctcaagcaggaaaaaaaagatgagaccCAGAAG GTACAGATGAAGTTTCTTGTTGAACAAATGAGACGGCCAGATTTTATGGATGCTTTACAAGGCTTTATCTCTCCTCTTAATCCTGCGCATCAACTGGGAAATCTTCG GCTTGAGGAGTGCAGGATAATGTCATCTGCAAAAAGGCCGCTGTGGTTGAACTGGGAAAACCCAGATATTATGTCTGAATTGTTATTTCAGAACAATGagataatctttaaaaatggagatg ACTTGCGTCAGGACATGCTGACACTTCAGATAATTAGAATTATGGAAAACATCTGGCAAAACCAGGGTCTTGATCTTCG GATGTTGCCTTATGGTTGTTTGTCTATTGGTGACTGTGTGGGACTCATCGAGGTAGTGAGGAGCTCTCATACGATCATGCAAATTCAGTGTAAAGGAGGCTTGAAAGGAGCGTTGCAGTTCAACAGCCATACACTGCATCAGTGGCTCAAGGACAAGAACAAAGGAGAAAT gTATGATGCAGCTATTGACTTGTTCACACGTTCTTGTGCCGGCTACTGTGTTGCTACCTTTATACTGGGCATTGGTGATCGCCACAATAGTAACATCATGGTAAAAGATGATGGACAA CTGTTTCACATTGACTTTGGGCACTTCCTTGatcacaagaagaaaaaatttggTTATAAAAGAGAGCGTGTGCCATTTGTCTTAACACAAGACTTTTTAATAGTGATTAGTAAAGGAGCCCAAGAATGTACCAAAACAAGGGAGTTTGAAAG GTTTCAGGAGATGTGTTACAAGGCTTATCTAGCAATTCGGCAGCATGCCAATCTCTTCATAAATCTTTTCTCCATGATGCTTGGCTCAGGAATGCCAGAACTGCAGTCCTTTGATGATATTGCATACATTCGAAAGACCCTTGCATTGGACAAAACTGAGCAGGAAGCTCTTGAGTACTTCATGAAGCAAATGAATGATGCTCACCATGGTGGCTGGACAACAAAAATGGACTGGATCTTCCACACAATAAAGCAACATGCTTtgaactga